The following are encoded together in the Gopherus evgoodei ecotype Sinaloan lineage chromosome 17, rGopEvg1_v1.p, whole genome shotgun sequence genome:
- the LOC115636364 gene encoding neuferricin isoform X1 codes for MGLGGLLVPALGLAAAWLLGLGFEPSSWLLPFSAGRGRLLSPAELARHTGAPGSPGLYLAVLGQVFDVRRGHKHYGPGAAYSVLAGKDASRAFATGDFTNTGLVDDVSGLSPSEILTIQNWLSFYSENYIFVGKLVGRFYDENGAPTKALEQAKAVIEEALKFKEQNNEKKQFPPCNSEWSSTSGSRFWCSKQSGGVNRDWIGVPRKLYKPGSSDSHCVCVRTIGPPSGQLDSTEHSDRGDLDNPNLQEYKGCHPLADWCVLKD; via the exons ATGGGGCTAGGGGGGCTCCTGGTTCCCGCTCTAGGCTTGGCTGCCGCTTGGCTGCTGGGCCTGGGGTTCGAGCCCAGCTCCTGGTTGCTCCCTTTCTCCGCCGGGCGGGGCCGGCTGCTGAGCCCCGCCGAGCTCGCGCGTCACACGGGAGCGCCGGGCAGCCCCGGCCTCTACCTGGCGGTGCTGGGGCAGGTGTTCGACGTGCGGCGGGGGCACAAGCACTACGGGCCGGGGGCGGCCTACAGTGTCTTGGCAG GGAAAGATGCCTCCAGGGCTTTTGCGACAGGAGATTTCACCAACACCGGACTTGTGGATGATGTTTCTGGGTTATCTCCGTCAGAAATATTGACTATACAAAACTGGCTCTCTTTCTACAGTGAGAACTACATTTTCGTTG GCAAACTGGTAGGAAGATTCTATGATGAAAATGgggcacccacgaaagctctggAGCAGGCCAAGGCTGTCATTGAAGAAGCACTGAAGTTCAAGGAACAAAACAATGAGAAGAAGCAGTTCCCACCCTGTAACTCTGAATGGAGCTCTACCAGTGGCAGCAGATTCTGGTGTTCCAAACAAAG TGGGGGAGTGAACAGAGACTGGATTGGAGTACCCAGGAAGCTGTACAAGCCCGGTTCCAGTGAtagtcactgtgtgtgtgtgagaactaTTGGACCTCCCTCTGGACAATTGGATTCTACTGAGCACAGTGACAGAGGGGACTTGGACAATCCTAACTTGCAAGAATACAAGGGATGCCATCCACTAGCTGACTGGTGTGTGCTAAAAGATTGA
- the LOC115636364 gene encoding neuferricin isoform X2 translates to MGLGGLLVPALGLAAAWLLGLGFEPSSWLLPFSAGRGRLLSPAELARHTGAPGSPGLYLAVLGQVFDVRRGHKHYGPGAAYSVLAGKDASRAFATGDFTNTGLVDDVSGLSPSEILTIQNWLSFYSENYIFVGKLVGRFYDENGAPTKALEQAKAVIEEALKFKEQNNEKKQFPPCNSEWSSTSGSRFWCSKQSYSGASHFEEKLHGLDDTRHLPSVTSLCTHGFAYFISINFQLSITFHASEVNWFGKNMNRTS, encoded by the exons ATGGGGCTAGGGGGGCTCCTGGTTCCCGCTCTAGGCTTGGCTGCCGCTTGGCTGCTGGGCCTGGGGTTCGAGCCCAGCTCCTGGTTGCTCCCTTTCTCCGCCGGGCGGGGCCGGCTGCTGAGCCCCGCCGAGCTCGCGCGTCACACGGGAGCGCCGGGCAGCCCCGGCCTCTACCTGGCGGTGCTGGGGCAGGTGTTCGACGTGCGGCGGGGGCACAAGCACTACGGGCCGGGGGCGGCCTACAGTGTCTTGGCAG GGAAAGATGCCTCCAGGGCTTTTGCGACAGGAGATTTCACCAACACCGGACTTGTGGATGATGTTTCTGGGTTATCTCCGTCAGAAATATTGACTATACAAAACTGGCTCTCTTTCTACAGTGAGAACTACATTTTCGTTG GCAAACTGGTAGGAAGATTCTATGATGAAAATGgggcacccacgaaagctctggAGCAGGCCAAGGCTGTCATTGAAGAAGCACTGAAGTTCAAGGAACAAAACAATGAGAAGAAGCAGTTCCCACCCTGTAACTCTGAATGGAGCTCTACCAGTGGCAGCAGATTCTGGTGTTCCAAACAAAG TTATTCTGGAGCTTCTCATTTTGAAGAAAAGCTGCATGGATTAGATGACACAAGGCATCTGCCAAGTGTAACAAGCCTTTGCACTCATGGTTTTgcttattttatttcaattaacTTCCAACTCAGTATTACATTTCATGCATCTGAAGTTAACTGGTTTGGGAAAAACATGAACAGAACTAGTTGA